GGGTCTGGGCAAGATCGTCCATCGCGCCAACGAGAACGGTAAGTTCAAGGTGACCACCTTGCGCAACATTGCCCTTACCTCGCCCTATATGCATAACGGCTACTTCAAGAGCCTGCGCGCCGTGGTCGACTTCTATAACAGTCGCGACACGAAACCCGTCTGCAAGGACCGCTTCACGTCCGAAGAGCAGGCCGTAAAGACCGGCTGCTGGCCCGAGCCCGAGGTCGCAGAGAACGTGAACAAGGACGAGCTCGGCAACCTCGGACTCTCCGATCGGGAGATCGACGACCTGGTGGCTTTCCTGCTGACCCTCACCGACGGCTGGGACAAGGACGCGCGAAGGTAGCGGCTGCGCGCAAGCCGGAGAAAGCAGGTCCGACTCGCGCGGGCGGGCCTTACAATAGGGGTCCGTCTTCCGCTGCGGGATGTTTGCATCCCGCGCATCTCCTTGTTGCGTGAATCGACCTAGAAACCCTCCGCTGCGCGAGCCGGCGCACGACGTACCGTCAGCGTCGAGTCGCAACTACGCTGCACAAGGCGTGGCGTTCGATCTTCGCCCCACCGCAGCGCTGTTGCGCGATGCGTTTCCGATTCCTGTCTTCTCCGGCGATGCGTACCTGCGCTGGCTCTACGAGCGCAATCCACATGGCCGTGCCACCCTGGGCGACGTCGATGACGACGACGGCCGACGGGTCGCGCACCTCGGTCTCGTGCCGCAGGTGTGGCGCAGCCCGGAGGGCAGCGAGCGGTTCCTGCTCGCGCTCAATGCGGTGCACGCGGTCCGCCAGTACGTGCGGCAGGCGCGTCCGCCGGCGGGCGCGAGGTCCCGCAAACGGGTGACCCTGGCGAATCTTGCCGCCGGCCTGTACCAGCAGGCTGCTGTCGAAGGTTACGTCGGCGTATTCGGGGTTCCGAATGCCCAGTCGACGCACACCTTCGTGCGCAAACAGGGCTTCCGTCTGATCCGGCCGCTGCCGGTCCGTGCATGCCTGCCCGTACCGCCCTGGCGCGGCAGGGTCGAGAGCTTCGATGCCGACGCGCAGTTTCTGCGCAGTGACCGCTTCGCGGAGGTGGTGGCGGGACTCGGCGACCTGCCGGTCGATCGCTGGGTACAGCATGTCTCGACGCCGTGGCTGCGCTGGCGGCTGTCGCGTCCGCTCGCCCGCTACGCCCTGCATCGCGGGCCGGCCGGCATCGCGATCTCGACCGACGAAGTACGCAGCGGCGCGCGCTTCGCACTCATCCTCAAGCTTTACCCGCGAATGGACGCTGGGTGGGACGGCCGCAGCCGGATCCTCGCGAACGATCTCGTGTTCGCTGCCTGCCGACATCACGGTACGCCCTTCGCGGTGTACGCGGGCTTCAACCGTCACATGAAGGTCTGGGGCGTTCCCGTCCCCCGACGCTACCTCCCGGCGCCGCTCAACCTCAGCATCCTGTCGCTCGACCGCGCGGTCGACCAGACGTGTTTCGACGTCGACACCTACGAGTTCCTCGATGGCGATCAGTACTGACGAAAGCCGCGGTATCACCTTCACGCTCGATCTCGAGGACGGGCGGGAGAACGGAACCGAAGCCGGTCGGTTCATTGCCGTGACCCAACGCCTGCTCGACTTCCTGGCACAGCGTGCTGTGCGGGGGACGGTATTCGTCGTCGGCGAACTTGCCGAAGCGCATCCCGCGATGGTGCGCGCGGTGGCGGATCACGGTCACGAGATCGCGCTGCATGCGTATCGCCACGTGCCGCTGACGCAACTCGATCGGGAAGCGTTTCGCGCCGAGACGATGAAAGGGAAGACGCTGCTCGAGGACATTACCGGTCAGCCGGTGGTCGGCTATCGGGCACCGATCTTTTCCCTGGTCAGGGAAACGGTGTGGGCAGCAGACGTTCTGGGCGAACTGGGGTTTCGCTACTCGTCGAGCGTGCTGCCTGCCAAGAGCCCGCTCTTCGGCTACCCGGAGTGTCCGTCGAATCCGTTCACGTGGCCGGGCGGCCTCATCGAACTGCCGGTCCCGGTAGTCGCGATCGGAGCGACGGGTATCCCGTTTCTGGGCGGCATCTACCTGCGCGTATTGCCGTGGACGGCGGTCAAAGTCGGACTCTCCCTGTGCAGCCGTGGGCAAAGTCTGTGGACCTACTGCCATGCGCACGACTTCGACGCCGACGAGCCGTTCCATCCCATCGACAGTCTGGGCTGGGCCGGCAGCCGTCTCTTTTTCGCGGGCCGTCGCCGCATGTTCGACCGCCTCGACCGGCTGATTCGCGAGGGCGTGGCGCCGCCGCTCGCGGAGCGCGTTGCCGGCGGAATTACGGCGCCCCGGTTGCAGCCGGCGTAGACGAGTTCAGAGGATTTGCAGCCCTGGAGCGGCGGTCAATCGATGGCTGCGTGTACGAGGCGGAACGACGGCGTTCGGCGTTCGAGCGAAAAGTCAGTGTGTCCACTCGCCTCCGTCTCTATCGTGACCTCTGCGACAGGCTTCGAAGTGCTGTCCACCGTCAGGGTGACGTGCGCGTGCTCTCCAACTCGCAGATCCAGGGTCTCCCGGGCCTCGCTGTTGACCGAAAACTTCATGCGGCAGGGAGCATTCTCATTGAACGGGGCAACCTCCATGCGTATCCGATGGAGGCGCCGCTCCGGTAGCTGCAGGAGGAGAGCAGCAGACGGCCCGTAAGCCCAGCGGATGCTCTTCCCGTCGCGTGGCGGTGCATCGACCCAGCTCGGCCCGTACACGCCCCACGGATCTGCAGAAGTGCCGTCGAGCTTCGTAACGCGTGGTGGCGGCGGTCCGATGCGTTTCCAGGAAGGCAGATCCTTTGGTGGTCCGGCAACCTCGTAGAAGTTGATCTCGACCTCGTCGCGCCGCGACCAGCCGTTTGCCGGCCAGATGTAGTGAGCGAAGCTGACGCGGCCGGCGTCGTCTTCGTCGCTTGGCTTGCGCTCGCCGGGCGGTTGGCAGGCTTCGGTTTCCCGGCAGATACGGTCGCCCACTCGTGCGAGCGCGGTCACCGTGTCGTCGGTTCGCGGTCGGCTATGTGCCTGGGCGCTCTTGTAGAGCAGCAGGGGCGAGGCGGCCCCTCCCAGCACGAAGCCGTTATCCGACAGACCCGCACCGTGATCACCGATGACGACGATGGTCGAATTGTCGTAGACGCCGTGGGTCTTGAGTGCCCGCAGCAGGCGCCCGACCGCGGCGATCGAGCAGCGTGCCTGGTCCTGCAGCGCTTCTTCGGTCAACTCGTGGTCGCGGCGCACTGTGCAGTCCGCGCCGAGCACGGCGGGCGGATGCGTCGTCATGAGATGGATGAACTTGAGCGTGGGCGGTCCCGAGTCGACGCTCACCCGTGCCGTCAGCCAGGCGAGCGTCGCATAGCCTTCGCGCGCGCTTTCCGGAATCGGCTCCTCGCCCAGCAGCCATTCGCCATCGCGATAGATGTCCGGCTTCCACTGCAGGGGGGAAACCGCAAAGAGCGACAGGTCGATGAGCTGCAACGAGTCGTGCGCGAGGGCGTTGAGGTAGCCGGTGCGGACTTTCCTGTCCTGCGCGCACACCGCTCCGGCGGGACACAGATTCAGCAGTGGATTCAGCACGGCGGCCCGATAACCGGCGCGCGCATGCGCAGCGACGAATGAATTGCTGACGATGGAGTCGGTGAGGTAGGTGCTGACCCGTTCCTGAGGGGCGAGGGCGTGGCCGCCATGGATCGCAGGCAGCGACAGCACTGTTGTCGGCGACGGGCTGACTGCGTTGCGAAAGAA
This is a stretch of genomic DNA from Betaproteobacteria bacterium. It encodes these proteins:
- a CDS encoding cytochrome-c peroxidase — translated: GLGKIVHRANENGKFKVTTLRNIALTSPYMHNGYFKSLRAVVDFYNSRDTKPVCKDRFTSEEQAVKTGCWPEPEVAENVNKDELGNLGLSDREIDDLVAFLLTLTDGWDKDARR
- a CDS encoding polysaccharide deacetylase family protein, with product MAISTDESRGITFTLDLEDGRENGTEAGRFIAVTQRLLDFLAQRAVRGTVFVVGELAEAHPAMVRAVADHGHEIALHAYRHVPLTQLDREAFRAETMKGKTLLEDITGQPVVGYRAPIFSLVRETVWAADVLGELGFRYSSSVLPAKSPLFGYPECPSNPFTWPGGLIELPVPVVAIGATGIPFLGGIYLRVLPWTAVKVGLSLCSRGQSLWTYCHAHDFDADEPFHPIDSLGWAGSRLFFAGRRRMFDRLDRLIREGVAPPLAERVAGGITAPRLQPA
- a CDS encoding sulfatase-like hydrolase/transferase, translating into MAAATLLANLVFVLQPSLTFRVNGPFFAFSLIEHLALLVVIALAVVALLVLPGAKGSADWKSGYGALLAGLALALWTSSLVSRGPDASLDGSPIFFDTPLDAILTNIGILFAVAGIAYWFARRRPRDAAFFLLLLNLLFLGTAAVSAASGGLKKPELGTGTEWATFSRSRNVVVILLDTFQASLFERLLAEGTTATDEFDGFTFFRNAVSPSPTTVLSLPAIHGGHALAPQERVSTYLTDSIVSNSFVAAHARAGYRAAVLNPLLNLCPAGAVCAQDRKVRTGYLNALAHDSLQLIDLSLFAVSPLQWKPDIYRDGEWLLGEEPIPESAREGYATLAWLTARVSVDSGPPTLKFIHLMTTHPPAVLGADCTVRRDHELTEEALQDQARCSIAAVGRLLRALKTHGVYDNSTIVVIGDHGAGLSDNGFVLGGAASPLLLYKSAQAHSRPRTDDTVTALARVGDRICRETEACQPPGERKPSDEDDAGRVSFAHYIWPANGWSRRDEVEINFYEVAGPPKDLPSWKRIGPPPPRVTKLDGTSADPWGVYGPSWVDAPPRDGKSIRWAYGPSAALLLQLPERRLHRIRMEVAPFNENAPCRMKFSVNSEARETLDLRVGEHAHVTLTVDSTSKPVAEVTIETEASGHTDFSLERRTPSFRLVHAAID